A stretch of the Meles meles chromosome 19, mMelMel3.1 paternal haplotype, whole genome shotgun sequence genome encodes the following:
- the TMEM145 gene encoding transmembrane protein 145 isoform X4, producing MEPPRAPALRRLLPPLLLLLLPLPPRARAKYVRGNLSSKEDWLFLTRFCFLSDYGRLDFRFRYPEAKCCQNILLYFDDPSQWPAVYKAGDKDCLAKESVIRPENNQVINLTTQYAWSGCQVVSEEGTRYLSCSSGRSFRSVRERWWYIALSKCGGDGLQLEYEMVLTNGKSFWTRHFSADEFGILETDVTFLLIFILIFFLSCYFGYLLKGRQLLHTTYKMFMAAAGVEVLSLLFFCIYWGQYATDGIGNESLKILAKLLFSSSFLIFLLMLILLGKGFTVTRGRISHSGSVKLSVYMTLYTLTHVVLLIYEAEFFDPGQVLYTYESPAGYGLIGLQVAAYVWFSYAVLISLRHFPEKQPFYVPFFAAYTLWFFAVPVMALIANFGIPKWAREKIVNGIQLGIHLYAHGVFLIMTRPSAANKNFPYHVRTSQIASAGAPGPGGSQSTDKAFPQHVYGNVTFISDSVPNFTELFSIPPPASSPLPRAAPDSGLPLFRDLRPPGPLRDL from the exons ATGGAGCCCCCGCGCGCGCCCGCTCTGCGCCGCctgctgccgccgctgctgctcctgctgctgccacTGCCCCCCCGCGCCCGGGCCAAGTACGTGCGGGGCAACCTCAGCTCCAAGGAG GACTGGCTCTTCCTGACGAGATTTTGCTTTCTTTCGGATTATGGCCGACTGGACTTCCGCTTCCGATACCCTGAG GCCAAGTGCTGTCAGAACATCCTCCTCTATTTCGATGACCCATCCCAGTGGCCAGCTGTGTACAAGGCAGGGGACAAG GACTGCCTGGCCAAGGAGTCCGTGATCAGGCCCGAGAACAACCAGGTCATCAACCTCACCACCCAGTATGCCTGGTCAGGCTGTCAG gtAGTGTCAGAGGAGGGAACCCGTTACCTGAGCTGCTCTAGTGGCCGAAGCTTCCGCTCTGTGCGTGAAAGGTGGTGGTACATCGCACTCAGCAAGTGTGGG GGAGATGGGCTGCAGCTGGAGTATGAGATGGTCCTCACCAATGGCAAGTCCTTCTGGACACGGCATTTCTCGGCCGATGAGTTTG GGATCCTGGAGACAGATGTGACTTTCCTTCTCATCTTCAtcctcatcttcttcctctcctgttacTTTGGAT ATTTGCTGAAAGGTCGTCAGTTGCTCCATACAACTTATAAAATGTTCATGGCGGCAGCAGGAGTGGAGG TCCTGAGCCTcctgtttttctgcatctactgggGCCAGTATGCCACCGACGGCATTGGCAATGAGAGTCTGAAGATCTTGG ccaagCTGCTCTTCTCCTCCAGCTTCCTCATCTTCCTGCTGATGCTCATCCTTCTGGGGAAGGGATTCACGGTGACACG GGGCCGCATCAGCCACTCAGGTTCCGTGAAGCTGTCTGTCTACATGACCCTGTACACCCTTACCCATGTGGTGCTGCTCATCTATGAGGCTGAG TTCTTTGACCCGGGCCAGGTACTGTACACGTATGAGTCGCCGGCGGGCTATGGGCTCATTGGGCTGCAGGTGGCGGCTTACGTGTGGTTCTCCTACGCCGTGCTCATCTCCTTGCGCCACTTCCCGGAGAAGCAGCCCTTCTATGTGCCCTTCTTTGCTGCCTACACCCTCTG GTTCTTTGCAGTTCCTGTGATGGCCCTGATCGCCAACTTTGGGATCCCCAAGTGGGCCCGGGAGAAGATTGTCAATGGAATCCAGCTGGGGATCCATTTGTATGCCCATGGCGTGTTCCTG ATCATGACCCGCCCGTCTGCAGCCAACAAGAACTTCCCGTACCACGTGCGCACGTCGCAGATCGCCTCAGCCGGGGCCCCGGGGCCCGGAGGGAGCCAATCCACCGACAAGGCCTTCCCGCAGCACGTCTATGGGAACGTGACGTTCATCAGCGACTCGGTGCCCAACTTCACGGAGCTCTTCTCCATCCCCCCGCCCGCCTCCTCC cccctgccccGAGCGGCGCCGGATTCTGGGCTCCCGCTGTTTCGAGACCTACGGCCCCCTGGCCCCCTCCGAGACCTCTGA
- the TMEM145 gene encoding transmembrane protein 145 isoform X3: MEPPRAPALRRLLPPLLLLLLPLPPRARAKYVRGNLSSKEDWLFLTRFCFLSDYGRLDFRFRYPEAKCCQNILLYFDDPSQWPAVYKAGDKDCLAKESVIRPENNQVINLTTQYAWSGCQVVSEEGTRYLSCSSGRSFRSVRERWWYIALSKCGGDGLQLEYEMVLTNGKSFWTRHFSADEFGILETDVTFLLIFILIFFLSCYFGYLLKGRQLLHTTYKMFMAAAGVEVLSLLFFCIYWGQYATDGIGNESLKILAKLLFSSSFLIFLLMLILLGKGFTVTRGRISHSGSVKLSVYMTLYTLTHVVLLIYEAEFFDPGQVLYTYESPAGYGLIGLQVAAYVWFSYAVLISLRHFPEKQPFYVPFFAAYTLWFFAVPVMALIANFGIPKWAREKIVNGIQLGIHLYAHGVFLIMTRPSAANKNFPYHVRTSQIASAGAPGPGGSQSTDKAFPQHVYGNVTFISDSVPNFTELFSIPPPASSAGKQVEETAVAAAAAPRGRVVTMAEPGAASPPLPARFPKAADPSWDGPTPPYQPLVPQTAAPHTGFTEYFSMHRAGGTAPPI; the protein is encoded by the exons ATGGAGCCCCCGCGCGCGCCCGCTCTGCGCCGCctgctgccgccgctgctgctcctgctgctgccacTGCCCCCCCGCGCCCGGGCCAAGTACGTGCGGGGCAACCTCAGCTCCAAGGAG GACTGGCTCTTCCTGACGAGATTTTGCTTTCTTTCGGATTATGGCCGACTGGACTTCCGCTTCCGATACCCTGAG GCCAAGTGCTGTCAGAACATCCTCCTCTATTTCGATGACCCATCCCAGTGGCCAGCTGTGTACAAGGCAGGGGACAAG GACTGCCTGGCCAAGGAGTCCGTGATCAGGCCCGAGAACAACCAGGTCATCAACCTCACCACCCAGTATGCCTGGTCAGGCTGTCAG gtAGTGTCAGAGGAGGGAACCCGTTACCTGAGCTGCTCTAGTGGCCGAAGCTTCCGCTCTGTGCGTGAAAGGTGGTGGTACATCGCACTCAGCAAGTGTGGG GGAGATGGGCTGCAGCTGGAGTATGAGATGGTCCTCACCAATGGCAAGTCCTTCTGGACACGGCATTTCTCGGCCGATGAGTTTG GGATCCTGGAGACAGATGTGACTTTCCTTCTCATCTTCAtcctcatcttcttcctctcctgttacTTTGGAT ATTTGCTGAAAGGTCGTCAGTTGCTCCATACAACTTATAAAATGTTCATGGCGGCAGCAGGAGTGGAGG TCCTGAGCCTcctgtttttctgcatctactgggGCCAGTATGCCACCGACGGCATTGGCAATGAGAGTCTGAAGATCTTGG ccaagCTGCTCTTCTCCTCCAGCTTCCTCATCTTCCTGCTGATGCTCATCCTTCTGGGGAAGGGATTCACGGTGACACG GGGCCGCATCAGCCACTCAGGTTCCGTGAAGCTGTCTGTCTACATGACCCTGTACACCCTTACCCATGTGGTGCTGCTCATCTATGAGGCTGAG TTCTTTGACCCGGGCCAGGTACTGTACACGTATGAGTCGCCGGCGGGCTATGGGCTCATTGGGCTGCAGGTGGCGGCTTACGTGTGGTTCTCCTACGCCGTGCTCATCTCCTTGCGCCACTTCCCGGAGAAGCAGCCCTTCTATGTGCCCTTCTTTGCTGCCTACACCCTCTG GTTCTTTGCAGTTCCTGTGATGGCCCTGATCGCCAACTTTGGGATCCCCAAGTGGGCCCGGGAGAAGATTGTCAATGGAATCCAGCTGGGGATCCATTTGTATGCCCATGGCGTGTTCCTG ATCATGACCCGCCCGTCTGCAGCCAACAAGAACTTCCCGTACCACGTGCGCACGTCGCAGATCGCCTCAGCCGGGGCCCCGGGGCCCGGAGGGAGCCAATCCACCGACAAGGCCTTCCCGCAGCACGTCTATGGGAACGTGACGTTCATCAGCGACTCGGTGCCCAACTTCACGGAGCTCTTCTCCATCCCCCCGCCCGCCTCCTCC GCCGGGAAGCAGGTGGAGGAgacggcggtggcggcggcggcggccccgaGGGGCCGCGTGGTGACCATGGCCGAGCCGGGCGCGGCCTCCCCGCCCCTTCCCGCTCGGTTCCCCAAGGCGGCCGACCCGAGCTGGGATGGCCCGACGCCGCCCTACCAGCCGCTCGTGCCCCAGACGGCGGCGCCGCACACCGGCTTCACCGAATACTTCAGCATGCACAGGGCCGGGGGCACCGCACCCCCGATCTGA
- the TMEM145 gene encoding transmembrane protein 145 isoform X2 produces the protein MEPPRAPALRRLLPPLLLLLLPLPPRARAKYVRGNLSSKEDWLFLTRFCFLSDYGRLDFRFRYPEAKCCQNILLYFDDPSQWPAVYKAGDKDCLAKESVIRPENNQVINLTTQYAWSGCQVVSEEGTRYLSCSSGRSFRSVRERWWYIALSKCGGDGLQLEYEMVLTNGKSFWTRHFSADEFGILETDVTFLLIFILIFFLSCYFGFLSLLFFCIYWGQYATDGIGNESLKILAKLLFSSSFLIFLLMLILLGKGFTVTRGRISHSGSVKLSVYMTLYTLTHVVLLIYEAEFFDPGQVLYTYESPAGYGLIGLQVAAYVWFSYAVLISLRHFPEKQPFYVPFFAAYTLWFFAVPVMALIANFGIPKWAREKIVNGIQLGIHLYAHGVFLIMTRPSAANKNFPYHVRTSQIASAGAPGPGGSQSTDKAFPQHVYGNVTFISDSVPNFTELFSIPPPASSVSPALPAHEELLAPPLEYLTPLPAPPPPPSPRRLSPPPAFRTPRAPTPRRDRTPAPAPTLPDWVLALLRTPPQTPRAVPPPPAFRGSPPTPRQPPEFAPRAPTPPLEYLAPLPRRPATRSFPD, from the exons ATGGAGCCCCCGCGCGCGCCCGCTCTGCGCCGCctgctgccgccgctgctgctcctgctgctgccacTGCCCCCCCGCGCCCGGGCCAAGTACGTGCGGGGCAACCTCAGCTCCAAGGAG GACTGGCTCTTCCTGACGAGATTTTGCTTTCTTTCGGATTATGGCCGACTGGACTTCCGCTTCCGATACCCTGAG GCCAAGTGCTGTCAGAACATCCTCCTCTATTTCGATGACCCATCCCAGTGGCCAGCTGTGTACAAGGCAGGGGACAAG GACTGCCTGGCCAAGGAGTCCGTGATCAGGCCCGAGAACAACCAGGTCATCAACCTCACCACCCAGTATGCCTGGTCAGGCTGTCAG gtAGTGTCAGAGGAGGGAACCCGTTACCTGAGCTGCTCTAGTGGCCGAAGCTTCCGCTCTGTGCGTGAAAGGTGGTGGTACATCGCACTCAGCAAGTGTGGG GGAGATGGGCTGCAGCTGGAGTATGAGATGGTCCTCACCAATGGCAAGTCCTTCTGGACACGGCATTTCTCGGCCGATGAGTTTG GGATCCTGGAGACAGATGTGACTTTCCTTCTCATCTTCAtcctcatcttcttcctctcctgttacTTTGGAT TCCTGAGCCTcctgtttttctgcatctactgggGCCAGTATGCCACCGACGGCATTGGCAATGAGAGTCTGAAGATCTTGG ccaagCTGCTCTTCTCCTCCAGCTTCCTCATCTTCCTGCTGATGCTCATCCTTCTGGGGAAGGGATTCACGGTGACACG GGGCCGCATCAGCCACTCAGGTTCCGTGAAGCTGTCTGTCTACATGACCCTGTACACCCTTACCCATGTGGTGCTGCTCATCTATGAGGCTGAG TTCTTTGACCCGGGCCAGGTACTGTACACGTATGAGTCGCCGGCGGGCTATGGGCTCATTGGGCTGCAGGTGGCGGCTTACGTGTGGTTCTCCTACGCCGTGCTCATCTCCTTGCGCCACTTCCCGGAGAAGCAGCCCTTCTATGTGCCCTTCTTTGCTGCCTACACCCTCTG GTTCTTTGCAGTTCCTGTGATGGCCCTGATCGCCAACTTTGGGATCCCCAAGTGGGCCCGGGAGAAGATTGTCAATGGAATCCAGCTGGGGATCCATTTGTATGCCCATGGCGTGTTCCTG ATCATGACCCGCCCGTCTGCAGCCAACAAGAACTTCCCGTACCACGTGCGCACGTCGCAGATCGCCTCAGCCGGGGCCCCGGGGCCCGGAGGGAGCCAATCCACCGACAAGGCCTTCCCGCAGCACGTCTATGGGAACGTGACGTTCATCAGCGACTCGGTGCCCAACTTCACGGAGCTCTTCTCCATCCCCCCGCCCGCCTCCTCCGTAAGCCCCGCGCTCCCGGCGCACGAGGAGCTGCTGGCGCCGCCCCTGGAGTACCTGACCCCGCtcccggccccgccgccgcccccctcTCCCAGACGCCTCAGCCCACCCCCAGCCTTTCGCACGCCCCGAGCCCCAACACCGCGCCGCGACCGCACCCCGGCGCCCGCGCCCACCCTGCCCGACTGGGTCCTGGCGCTGTTGCGCACGCCCCCGCAGACGCCACGCGCCGTGCCCCCGCCACCGGCCTTCCGCGgctctccccccactccccggcAGCCGCCGGAGTTCGCCCCGCGCGCTCCGACGCCGCCCCTTGAGTACCTGGCCCCgctacccaggcgcccggccACCCGCTCCTTCCCTGATTGA
- the TMEM145 gene encoding transmembrane protein 145 isoform X1 — protein MEPPRAPALRRLLPPLLLLLLPLPPRARAKYVRGNLSSKEDWLFLTRFCFLSDYGRLDFRFRYPEAKCCQNILLYFDDPSQWPAVYKAGDKDCLAKESVIRPENNQVINLTTQYAWSGCQVVSEEGTRYLSCSSGRSFRSVRERWWYIALSKCGGDGLQLEYEMVLTNGKSFWTRHFSADEFGILETDVTFLLIFILIFFLSCYFGYLLKGRQLLHTTYKMFMAAAGVEVLSLLFFCIYWGQYATDGIGNESLKILAKLLFSSSFLIFLLMLILLGKGFTVTRGRISHSGSVKLSVYMTLYTLTHVVLLIYEAEFFDPGQVLYTYESPAGYGLIGLQVAAYVWFSYAVLISLRHFPEKQPFYVPFFAAYTLWFFAVPVMALIANFGIPKWAREKIVNGIQLGIHLYAHGVFLIMTRPSAANKNFPYHVRTSQIASAGAPGPGGSQSTDKAFPQHVYGNVTFISDSVPNFTELFSIPPPASSVSPALPAHEELLAPPLEYLTPLPAPPPPPSPRRLSPPPAFRTPRAPTPRRDRTPAPAPTLPDWVLALLRTPPQTPRAVPPPPAFRGSPPTPRQPPEFAPRAPTPPLEYLAPLPRRPATRSFPD, from the exons ATGGAGCCCCCGCGCGCGCCCGCTCTGCGCCGCctgctgccgccgctgctgctcctgctgctgccacTGCCCCCCCGCGCCCGGGCCAAGTACGTGCGGGGCAACCTCAGCTCCAAGGAG GACTGGCTCTTCCTGACGAGATTTTGCTTTCTTTCGGATTATGGCCGACTGGACTTCCGCTTCCGATACCCTGAG GCCAAGTGCTGTCAGAACATCCTCCTCTATTTCGATGACCCATCCCAGTGGCCAGCTGTGTACAAGGCAGGGGACAAG GACTGCCTGGCCAAGGAGTCCGTGATCAGGCCCGAGAACAACCAGGTCATCAACCTCACCACCCAGTATGCCTGGTCAGGCTGTCAG gtAGTGTCAGAGGAGGGAACCCGTTACCTGAGCTGCTCTAGTGGCCGAAGCTTCCGCTCTGTGCGTGAAAGGTGGTGGTACATCGCACTCAGCAAGTGTGGG GGAGATGGGCTGCAGCTGGAGTATGAGATGGTCCTCACCAATGGCAAGTCCTTCTGGACACGGCATTTCTCGGCCGATGAGTTTG GGATCCTGGAGACAGATGTGACTTTCCTTCTCATCTTCAtcctcatcttcttcctctcctgttacTTTGGAT ATTTGCTGAAAGGTCGTCAGTTGCTCCATACAACTTATAAAATGTTCATGGCGGCAGCAGGAGTGGAGG TCCTGAGCCTcctgtttttctgcatctactgggGCCAGTATGCCACCGACGGCATTGGCAATGAGAGTCTGAAGATCTTGG ccaagCTGCTCTTCTCCTCCAGCTTCCTCATCTTCCTGCTGATGCTCATCCTTCTGGGGAAGGGATTCACGGTGACACG GGGCCGCATCAGCCACTCAGGTTCCGTGAAGCTGTCTGTCTACATGACCCTGTACACCCTTACCCATGTGGTGCTGCTCATCTATGAGGCTGAG TTCTTTGACCCGGGCCAGGTACTGTACACGTATGAGTCGCCGGCGGGCTATGGGCTCATTGGGCTGCAGGTGGCGGCTTACGTGTGGTTCTCCTACGCCGTGCTCATCTCCTTGCGCCACTTCCCGGAGAAGCAGCCCTTCTATGTGCCCTTCTTTGCTGCCTACACCCTCTG GTTCTTTGCAGTTCCTGTGATGGCCCTGATCGCCAACTTTGGGATCCCCAAGTGGGCCCGGGAGAAGATTGTCAATGGAATCCAGCTGGGGATCCATTTGTATGCCCATGGCGTGTTCCTG ATCATGACCCGCCCGTCTGCAGCCAACAAGAACTTCCCGTACCACGTGCGCACGTCGCAGATCGCCTCAGCCGGGGCCCCGGGGCCCGGAGGGAGCCAATCCACCGACAAGGCCTTCCCGCAGCACGTCTATGGGAACGTGACGTTCATCAGCGACTCGGTGCCCAACTTCACGGAGCTCTTCTCCATCCCCCCGCCCGCCTCCTCCGTAAGCCCCGCGCTCCCGGCGCACGAGGAGCTGCTGGCGCCGCCCCTGGAGTACCTGACCCCGCtcccggccccgccgccgcccccctcTCCCAGACGCCTCAGCCCACCCCCAGCCTTTCGCACGCCCCGAGCCCCAACACCGCGCCGCGACCGCACCCCGGCGCCCGCGCCCACCCTGCCCGACTGGGTCCTGGCGCTGTTGCGCACGCCCCCGCAGACGCCACGCGCCGTGCCCCCGCCACCGGCCTTCCGCGgctctccccccactccccggcAGCCGCCGGAGTTCGCCCCGCGCGCTCCGACGCCGCCCCTTGAGTACCTGGCCCCgctacccaggcgcccggccACCCGCTCCTTCCCTGATTGA
- the PRR19 gene encoding proline-rich protein 19, giving the protein MDPRGPAPQPFQRPEKPGRVRRRKTRRERNEALMGNRRPLTRQDPPVASQNLSVAPTAPKLVVITQGRLSREHRGLFNHEVKSLDVARLLSYESMEPGTPSIPTKPSPSPSQAQEPALQSRGKENQVPRGSGPGPPSPLELPGLGQLLEELQCQLILPQAFPRRNLVQEARDAIVGTLQACHGCVPDLTLVLHDFQPPLPGTKPGGRESQRMTPSWISSPEQALGEGRQRRQQRTKELTFAISHTSSTPVVHRVSLAPPKGPWPPPLPLLPSPSGAAWGPPTAFDLLKSIWLVATPPPPRPWGVGPQQPLLQPPSPLLPRTSALDWSPSPPAPLPSLSWVVAQSSPEAWSFPPMRLY; this is encoded by the exons ATGGACCCCCGGGGGCCAGCCCCCCAGCCTTTCCAGCGGCCTGAGAAACCTGGTCGTGTCCGCCGTCGGAAGACCAGGCGGGAGCGCAATGAGGCCCTGATGGGCAACCGCCGGCCATTGACCCGTCAGGATCCTCCTGTGGCCAGTCAGAATCTCTCTGTGGCCCCTACCGCTCCCAAGCTTGTGGTCATAACCCAGGGCCGGCTGAGCCGGGAGCACCGGGGTCTCTTCAACCATGAAGTGAAATCTCTGGACGTGGCACGGCTGCTTAGCTATGAGTCCatggagccaggcaccccttcaatCCCCACCAAACCCTCCCCAAGCCCAAGCCAGGCCCAAGAACCGGCCCTGCAGTCAAGGGGCAAGGAGAACCAGGTTCCGAGAGGCTCGGGCCCAGGCCCACCCAGTCCTCTGGAGCTCCCTGGCTTGGGACAGCTGCTGGAAGAGCTGCAGTGCCAGCTGATTCTGCCACAGGCCTTCCCCAGGAGGAACCTAGTGCAAGAAGCCAGGGATGCCATTGTGGGCACCTTACAGGCCTGCCATGGCTGTGTGCCTGACCTCACCCTGGTGCTCCATGACTTCCAGCCACCCTTACCAG GGACCAAGCCTGGAGGCCGTGAAAGCCAAAGGATGACACCCTCCTGGATCAGCAGCCCCGAGCAGGCTctaggggaggggaggcagaggaggcaaCAGAGGACAAAGGAGCTTACCTTTGCCATTTCTCACACCTCCAGCACTCCCGTGGTGCACAGGGTGAGCCTGGCACCGCCAAAAGGTCCCTGGCCACCACCCTTGCCCTTGTTGCCTTCACCATCTGGGGCAGCCTGGGGCCCCCCAACAGCCTTTGACCTGCTGAAAAGCATCTGGCTCGTAGCCAcaccgccccctccccggccctgGGGGGTTGGGCCGCAACAACCCCTGCTTCAGCCACCATCACCTTTGTTGCCTAGAACCTCTGCCCTGGACTGGAGCCCCAGCCCTCCTGCCCCACTGCCCAGCCTCTCCTGGGTAGTGGCCCAGAGCAGCCCAGAGGCCTGGTCCTTTCCACCCATGAGACTGTACTGA
- the PAFAH1B3 gene encoding platelet-activating factor acetylhydrolase IB subunit alpha1, whose product MSGEENPASKPTPVQDVQGDGRWMSLHHRFVADSKDKEPEVVFIGDSLVQLMHQCEIWRELFSPLHALNFGIGSDSTQHVLWRLENGELEHIRPKIVVVWVGTNNHGHTAEQVTGGIKAIVELVNQRQPQARVVVLGLLPRGQHPNPLREKNRRVNELVRAALAGHPRAHFLDADPGFVHSDGTISHHDMYDYLHLSRLGYTPVCRALHSLLLRLLAQEQGQGVPLPEATP is encoded by the exons ATGAGCGGAGAGGAGAACCCAGCCAGCAAGCCCACGCCGGTGCAGGACGTGCAGGGCGACGGACGCTGGATGTCCCTG CACCATCGGTTCGTGGCCGACAGCAAAGATAAGGAACCCGAAGTCGTCTTCATCGGGGACTCATTGGTCCAGCTAATGCACCAGTGCGAG ATCTGGCGGGAACTCTTTTCTCCTCTGCACGCACTTAACTTTGGCATTGGCAGTGATAGCACGCAACATGTGCTTTGGCGGCTGGAGAATGGGGAGCTGGAACACATCCGACCCAAG ATCGTGGTGGTCTGGGTGGGTACCAACAACCATGGGCACACAGCAGAGCAAGTGACTGGTGGCATCAAGGCCATTGTGGAACTGGTGAACCAGAGGCAGCCCCAGGCCCGCGTCGTGGTGCTg GGCCTGCTTCCGAGGGGCCAACACCCTAACCCACTTCGTGAGAAAAACCGACGGGTGAACGAGCTGGTCCGAGCAGCACTGGCTGGCCACCCACGGGCCCACTTCCTGGATGCTGACCCCGGCTTTGTGCACTCAGACGGTACCATAAGTCACCATGACATGTACGATTACCTGCACCTGAGCCGCCTGGGCTACACACCTGTCTGTCGAGCCCTGCACTCCCTGCTTCTGCGTCTGCTGGCCCAAGAGCAGGGCCAGGGGGTCCCCCTGCCAGAGGCCACACCCTAA